ttatatattatattatatcgccATAGAGGTCGTTCTCGCAGATGTTATGCTAATATCGGAtcagaatataaaaataactgatGTCCTTTTCTTAAAAAAACGAGGTTCTCCTGTAGACCCCCAGGTTCCCGATCGGTTCCTGTTCCTCGCCAAGTGCATGGCCTCATGCAATTTTTATTGCCTTACGTATACTTTTATTAACCAGCAtcttatttacagtacataggcGACGCCATAAAACCAATATGGCGCATGAATCTCTGCGGCGGCAACGCGGCGGCGGtggccgcgcgcgccggcactAAACTACTGCCACCCAAGATCAAGATAGTGTGGAACCCGCCTACGTCACCTTATCAGCACACGGAGAAGTTGAGGCTTGTGGTCACTGCAGTGAATAGTGGTAAGTTTAACTAGGTGGTAATGGTCTCATGAGAAGGTCAGCACTGGATGTCGCCAGCATCATGCTGAGATgagaccagggatgttgcggatgccgattttttgacctccgcggatgcggatttttaaaggctcacatgtcgagattaggcacataaaaaaaagtcaaattttattttaaaaaaaacgaaacagtatttgaacaagaatatatgtgccccacaatcgcattactatactaaagtccaaataaaccaaacttttcacttcttgtcgctgtcggtcataggctaaagtgctcgatcgacgaatcacaaaaacgtaaCGTAaatcctattggctaatgacgaattTACCTaccacttacgccgccgctaagacgttcctgtacctacctgttccacatgcGCATCCGCATtaatcgattttatgcggatgcggatgcgaatattcgcaataTCCCTGGATGAGACCATTTCAGGGCACTTTCTCCTTCCTATGTttttctggttttttttttaataatgtttatgaCTGGCAAAAGCGTGCCATAAATACAAGTGGCTGTCTAGACACTTCTTGTATTTTTAGAATAGTTGCATTTGCCTCATAGTTGCAATTGCCCTTAACTGATCCTTTAATTCCAGGCTCCTTATGCAATAACGAATCTCAATTCATCTGCGGCATGACCAGCCTCTGCATATCCTCCTACCTCGTCTGCGATGGCGTCCGCCATTGTCCCGGAGGCGAAGACGAGGATACCTCAGCATGCATGCACAGGAGGGACCCACCTCTACTGGAACTGCTTAGGAGATTCGCTGCCAGGAACCAGGAGTTGCTGGGGCTGGATCAGAACGATGGCATGACGAAACCTTCTGTCATAAGTAAGTTTACACTGTTATCCTCTATTCTCAAGTTTTAAGCATTGCCCGGAGGCGAAGACGAAGATACCTCAGCATGCCTGCATAAGAGAGACACACTTCGACTGGAATTGCTTAGGAGATTCGCTGCCAGGGACCAGGAGTTGCTGGGGCTGAATCAGAACGATGGCATGACGAAACCTGTCATAAGTATGGCATGACGAAACCTTCTCATTTTTTTCATAAGTAAGTCTACTCGTTCTGTATACTCTATCCTTGTACCTTAATTGAGTTGAGACCCGTGAGTATCATAAACCGTGCTCGTAATTTACTACTACTGCCGCTGTTTGGGCGCAAgtaaatattgcaataaatttaaatacataaggTTAGATGAGGTAAGAGAAACATCGGGGTAAAAGGTAGTAGTGTAGGGAATCCACATACTGTTTCTCTTCATTCtgttgccccgagcaaaataccCCTGATAATGACACTGGCAGTCCTTTTAATGTCGCCTAAAAAACTGCTTTCGACGGCAACCTTGGGTAGCGGCATTACACCATGTCTTTGTTCCTTGGTCACATCtgtaaaatgtatattattttccaCATAGGGCCTGATAGGGGGTGTTATAAGCCTATATAGGTCCcaatgctgggcaaaggcctcccccctcgaTATCCATTCGTCTCGTTTTTGAACAAACTCTGCGGTCAGTCGTTGAGATATGCGtccaggtcgtcccgccatctgcATCTCTGCCTGGGCCTACCGGCTCCTCGCCCGTCTTGCGGCACCCATTTCTagggttaaataataaaaaaatgatcaTAATAAAGTTAGCCACTTCTACAATCTGATTTCTtgtacattaaaaaatatatagccaTCCCTACATTTATAGGTATACTCCATATAACTAGAGCGTTATAATTTAGTCCAGGCGATTTGAAACTTTCAGTGAAGATCACAGAGAGCGAACAGAAGTCCAACGCGTTCTTGGAGTTCGCGGCCGCGTTGAAGCCCTACGGCCCGTGGAGTTACCTCGTGGTCGGCATGCTGATCTGCGCCACCATCCTCATGTTCTGTCTCGCGTGGGGTAAGTTATCCACCACATAGACCGCTAGAAGTTCCGTACGAGTCAATACAAAAATACCGTTACTTTAAACTCATGGTACCCGATTGCGCGTTTAGATCCACGTTCTGTCTTGCATGAAGTAAGCACCATCTAGTTCTATTAGTTATCGCTAGACAcgttgtacaattttttttagagtACACAtggtactttctcgcactagtgcgtcaaatagcacttttcgtgcatatgtcgaaataaaagtttaaagggccatatgtactgtaaaacgttgtacgatacacgtgcgaataggtaatacgcaactcgtgtcgatttaaaacactccctgcggtcgtgttttaatttatcgccactcgtttcgaatttcctcttttccgcacttgtatcgtaaataactattacatatCCTTTACACCCTGGCTAGCTATCGTACATTAATTGTCTCTGGCTTACTTTGCATGAAAAGTACcaataacatattattttacaatgcatgtgctcgaaaagtgcgttttctacggagccatatcatgcggaaagtactacttttccgcactagtgctttttgttttaattttttttttacaatacatatggtgctactttctcgcactagtgtggaaaagagcacttttccgcactagtgctttttgttttcaattttttaataattaaacttatttgccatgatatgtttttttatttactcgcacaatgcatagtaaaacattgtatgatacacgtgcgtaaagatgatttccgcacttgttgcataaatagctattacttggtggtttatttttttagtccAACACATTAGAGCTAACGTTATGATTTTCTACCGAGGCAAATATCATCCATTAGTTGTGTGTAGTTTTGTTGAATTTCCAAGTTGGATGAGTTGGAATATGTGGATATCAAGACGTCATTTTGCCTTCTTGCGGATCTCTCATCTCAACCTACTTCGCATTAAAACAAGCTGGTAAAAACGTATCTTATCCACTAGTAAGGagagtaatttgaccttgaatggagcgtgtttaagtagcttttgacagataacaaaaggtaaaacgctcataataatggttcgttcgatattaattatcataaataaatggtttgaaaatttattaaaaaataccaaatttagctttatttaatgattttaagtcataaaccttataattccatagaaaacatttgtttttgtttcataattatgtgaatataattctgaacgcacaggttgagtcgatgcaatttcaaaacgcacagtcagaaatgtcaacattgtcaaaaaacatttttttttttcaccgacTCCGCCTCCTGAAGACCCTACCGTCTAGCAtcgtttttatataattattcttatttcCAGAATGCTGCTGCAAGCGCTCCAAGCCCTCAGACACACCAATCAACATCCCAGCCTCCTGCATAGATCTCTCCCCAACCGTAACCGTCACGGCAACCTCCCAACACCTCTTCTCCCCAACCCCAACCTCCCCTCCCGAGTACGAACCTCCCCCATCTTACTCCTCCCTCTTCCCTAGAGCGTATAAGTGCGAAGACCCCGTGCCACAGTGCTCGACGCAGCCGGATTAGGTTTTCAAATTAGGTACGAggttttttaaggttttttagAGGTTTTGGAATGACTTTGTCATGTGACTTGCGAGCACATGCGAGTGACTTGTTCAAAATGATCATGTCTCGACTATTGTGAGATTTGTTTACACTTTTTCACCCGGGGAAGGTACAACAGTATGATCACCTAATGTTTTTTGAATGTTGCACAATATATGAAACGACATTATTATATTaggcagcagaagttgctaagcgggccagcgggcttagcacggttagcatttttatcgcctgtcattatgcctgtcacgttctaacaagtaggtaagcgcgaaagtgacaggcatagtgacaggtgataaaaatgtgaCCGTGCTTAGCCtgcaggtgttcaaaatgatcttgacgcgactttattgttaagagaataagagcgtgccaaggtaattttgaacacctcgcccgcttagcataTTTTGCT
The Cydia strobilella chromosome Z, ilCydStro3.1, whole genome shotgun sequence genome window above contains:
- the LOC134755176 gene encoding uncharacterized protein LOC134755176 isoform X1; the encoded protein is MLKGYFVFVFVFQCFSAGFSSSLLCGGTNELSLGNGAGAGAAIALALVRPPAARGPCSLRLLAPDAAAFTARLIDVKENLSEWERGALDVSSPALVAGVAQQVRKWGARSATAQHTRDDQAPPRANATQACKLLVYIGDAIKPIWRMNLCGGNAAAVAARAGTKLLPPKIKIVWNPPTSPYQHTEKLRLVVTAVNSGSLCNNESQFICGMTSLCISSYLVCDGVRHCPGGEDEDTSACMHRRDPPLLELLRRFAARNQELLGLDQNDGMTKPSVISDLKLSVKITESEQKSNAFLEFAAALKPYGPWSYLVVGMLICATILMFCLAWECCCKRSKPSDTPINIPASCIDLSPTVTVTATSQHLFSPTPTSPPEYEPPPSYSSLFPRAYKCEDPVPQCSTQPD
- the LOC134755176 gene encoding uncharacterized protein LOC134755176 isoform X2, yielding MLKGYFVFVFVFQCFSAGFSSSLLCGGTNELSLGNGAGAGAAIALALVRPPAARGPCSLRLLAPDAAAFTARLIDVKENLSEWERGALDVSSPALVAGVAQQVRKWGARSATAQHTRDDQAPPRANATQACKLLVYIGDAIKPIWRMNLCGGNAAAVAARAGTKLLPPKIKIVWNPPTSPYQHTEKLRLVVTAVNSGSLCNNESQFICGMTSLCISSYLVCDGVRHCPGGEDEDTSACMHRRDPPLLELLRRFAARNQELLGLDQNDGMTKPSVIMKITESEQKSNAFLEFAAALKPYGPWSYLVVGMLICATILMFCLAWECCCKRSKPSDTPINIPASCIDLSPTVTVTATSQHLFSPTPTSPPEYEPPPSYSSLFPRAYKCEDPVPQCSTQPD